One Pseudomonas brassicacearum genomic region harbors:
- the pap gene encoding polyphosphate:AMP phosphotransferase — translation MFESAEIGHAIDKDTFEAEVPALREALLEAQFELQQQGRFPVIVLINGIEGAGKGETVKLLNEWMDPRLIEVRTFDQQTDEELARPPAWRYWRMLPAKGRMGIFFGNWYSQMLQGRVHGEFKDPRLDQAINAAERLEKMLCDEGALIFKFWFHLSKKQMKARLKGLKDDPLHSWRISPLDWQQSQTYDKFVQYGERVLRRTSRDYAPWHVIEGVDSCYRSLTVGRILLEGLRQALDRPKVKPEKVSVAPLPALDDQVTLIGSLDMTLRLDKADYEEQLITEQARFAGLLRDKRMRRHALVAVFEGNDAAGKGGAIRRVAAALDPRQYSIVPIAAPTEEERAHPYMWRFWRHIPARGKFTVFDRSWYGRVLVERVEGFCSRADWLRAYGEINDFEEQIADAGVVVVKFWLAIDKETQLERFQEREEIPFKRFKITEDDWRNRDKWDAYRAAVCDMVDRTSTEISPWTLVEANDKRWARVKVLRTLNQALEEAFERSGKQARQSKKGKK, via the coding sequence ATGTTTGAATCCGCTGAAATCGGTCACGCCATTGATAAAGACACCTTTGAGGCCGAGGTGCCGGCACTGCGTGAAGCGCTGCTCGAGGCTCAATTCGAGTTGCAGCAGCAGGGCCGGTTTCCGGTCATTGTGCTGATCAATGGCATCGAAGGCGCGGGCAAGGGCGAGACGGTGAAGTTGCTCAATGAGTGGATGGACCCGCGGCTGATCGAAGTGCGCACCTTCGACCAACAGACTGACGAGGAACTGGCGCGGCCACCGGCCTGGCGTTATTGGCGGATGCTGCCGGCCAAGGGGCGCATGGGGATTTTCTTCGGCAATTGGTACAGCCAGATGCTGCAAGGGCGGGTTCACGGCGAGTTCAAGGACCCACGGCTCGACCAGGCCATCAACGCGGCAGAACGCCTGGAAAAAATGCTCTGCGATGAAGGCGCGCTGATTTTCAAGTTCTGGTTCCATCTGTCCAAGAAGCAGATGAAAGCGCGGCTCAAGGGGCTCAAGGATGACCCGCTGCACAGCTGGCGCATCAGTCCGCTGGATTGGCAGCAGTCCCAGACTTATGACAAGTTCGTCCAGTACGGTGAGCGGGTGCTGCGCCGCACCAGTCGCGATTACGCGCCGTGGCATGTGATCGAAGGCGTGGACAGCTGTTATCGCAGCCTCACGGTGGGAAGGATCCTGCTCGAAGGATTGCGCCAGGCCCTGGACCGGCCGAAGGTCAAGCCGGAAAAGGTCAGTGTGGCACCGTTGCCGGCGTTGGACGATCAGGTGACGCTGATTGGCAGCCTGGACATGACCCTGCGCCTGGACAAGGCCGATTACGAGGAACAACTGATTACCGAGCAAGCGCGGTTCGCCGGTTTACTGCGGGATAAACGCATGCGCCGCCATGCCTTGGTGGCGGTGTTCGAAGGCAACGATGCGGCGGGCAAGGGCGGCGCGATCCGGCGGGTCGCGGCGGCCCTCGACCCGCGCCAATACAGCATCGTGCCGATTGCCGCGCCCACCGAAGAGGAGCGCGCCCATCCCTACATGTGGCGGTTCTGGCGGCATATTCCGGCGCGGGGCAAGTTCACCGTGTTCGACCGTTCCTGGTATGGCCGGGTGCTGGTGGAACGGGTCGAAGGGTTTTGCAGCCGGGCCGACTGGCTGCGGGCCTACGGCGAAATCAACGATTTCGAGGAGCAGATTGCCGACGCCGGCGTGGTGGTCGTCAAGTTCTGGCTGGCCATCGACAAGGAGACTCAGCTGGAGCGCTTCCAGGAACGTGAGGAGATCCCCTTCAAGCGTTTCAAGATCACCGAGGACGACTGGCGCAACCGGGATAAGTGGGACGCCTACCGGGCGGCGGTGTGCGACATGGTGGACCGTACCAGCACCGAGATTTCTCCCTGGACCCTGGTAGAGGCCAACGACAAGCGCTGGGCACGGGTCAAGGTGCTGCGCACCCTTAACCAGGCACTCGAGGAAGCGTTCGAACGCTCGGGCAAACAGGCGCGTCAGTCGAAGAAGGGCAAGAAGTAG